In Thauera sp. JM12B12, one DNA window encodes the following:
- a CDS encoding GspH/FimT family protein, translating to MVVVAVLAALLSVGGPSFMEWIQNSRIRTATESLQNGLQVARAEAVRRNTNVEFVLQGAGGGWLVQLQQGAVFVQQSAAEGGANVIVTATPGGSTTLTYNGMGRVNTSNGDGSAPLTQLAIDLPESILPAAKSRDLRVTIGVGGEVRMCDPATNLPDGDPRRC from the coding sequence ATGGTCGTCGTCGCGGTGCTCGCTGCACTGTTGAGCGTCGGGGGGCCTTCGTTCATGGAGTGGATCCAGAATTCCCGTATTCGCACCGCGACCGAATCGCTGCAGAACGGCTTGCAGGTGGCGCGTGCCGAGGCCGTGCGCCGGAACACCAATGTCGAGTTCGTCCTGCAGGGCGCCGGCGGTGGCTGGCTCGTGCAATTGCAGCAAGGCGCTGTCTTCGTCCAGCAGTCGGCGGCTGAGGGCGGGGCAAACGTCATCGTGACCGCGACGCCGGGCGGCAGTACCACGCTCACCTACAACGGCATGGGCAGGGTGAACACGAGCAACGGCGACGGCTCCGCGCCCCTGACCCAGCTCGCGATCGACCTTCCCGAGTCGATTCTTCCGGCCGCGAAGTCGCGAGACCTGCGCGTGACCATCGGGGTGGGCGGCGAGGTGCGGATGTGTGACCCCGCTACCAACCTGCCCGACGGCGATCCCCGGAGATGCTGA
- the pilV gene encoding type IV pilus modification protein PilV, giving the protein MSIRFSVVKAISQRGTILLEVLVSVLILALGVLSIVGLQAAAIRSTTEAKMRADASFIANRTISSMWGDPDGLAAFAENNADLPAEDGLPAGKRTVVVNGSRVTVTITWQVPGGEQSNVQMVAHINE; this is encoded by the coding sequence ATGTCTATCAGGTTTTCTGTCGTGAAAGCGATCTCACAACGCGGAACGATCCTTCTCGAGGTCCTCGTGTCCGTTCTCATTCTGGCGCTCGGTGTGCTGAGCATCGTCGGCCTGCAGGCGGCTGCGATCCGGAGCACCACCGAAGCCAAGATGCGTGCCGATGCGAGCTTCATCGCCAATCGCACCATCAGCAGCATGTGGGGCGATCCCGACGGTCTGGCGGCCTTTGCGGAGAACAACGCCGACCTGCCTGCTGAAGATGGCTTGCCGGCGGGCAAGCGCACGGTCGTGGTTAACGGGAGTCGGGTGACGGTGACGATCACCTGGCAGGTTCCGGGGGGCGAACAGAGCAACGTCCAGATGGTGGCCCACATCAATGAATGA
- a CDS encoding PilW family protein yields the protein MNELNLNCRSNRGLGLVELMVGMVIGLVTLLVVTQVMQSFEGQKRTSTGGNDAQTNGALALYLLDREIRMAGYGVAGPEGMLCMNGINSYYDAGDGDPPKVTIGGAFVPIQITDGGDGQPDRIELMRSDAEFGAIPTSVVKDMPTPSSIVTTGTTGGLEKGDLFIMASKTGDKRCTLMQMTQDAQATGNGFNLQHNPGADGPYNPPNPVNAYGAANTPSYEIGDIVINMGAYRHREYRIQNDQLIELDPMGAAPPAALVSEIVDMQAVYGVADAGSNKISAWVPATGVWASPLVDPALVPRIRAVRLAVVARSPQYEKETVTGAAVELWDGGPSYSPNDDGRHYRYKVFETIIPLRNVIWSAS from the coding sequence ATGAATGAGCTAAATCTCAATTGCCGCAGCAACCGAGGCCTCGGGCTTGTCGAGCTGATGGTCGGGATGGTCATCGGCCTGGTGACGCTGCTGGTGGTCACTCAGGTCATGCAGTCCTTCGAGGGGCAGAAACGCACCAGCACTGGCGGCAACGATGCCCAGACCAATGGTGCGCTGGCGCTCTACCTGCTCGATCGCGAGATCCGCATGGCCGGCTATGGGGTGGCCGGGCCTGAGGGCATGTTGTGCATGAACGGCATCAACAGCTACTACGACGCCGGCGACGGCGATCCCCCGAAGGTCACGATCGGCGGTGCATTCGTGCCGATCCAGATCACCGATGGCGGCGACGGCCAACCCGATCGGATCGAGCTGATGCGCAGCGATGCGGAGTTCGGTGCCATTCCAACGTCCGTCGTGAAGGACATGCCCACGCCTTCCTCGATCGTCACCACCGGGACCACCGGGGGCCTCGAGAAGGGCGATCTCTTCATCATGGCCTCCAAGACTGGAGACAAGCGCTGCACGCTGATGCAGATGACACAGGACGCGCAGGCGACGGGCAACGGTTTCAATCTTCAACACAACCCAGGCGCTGATGGCCCGTACAACCCGCCGAATCCGGTGAATGCATATGGCGCGGCGAACACGCCCAGCTACGAGATTGGCGACATCGTCATCAATATGGGGGCATATCGGCACCGCGAGTACCGCATCCAGAACGATCAGTTGATCGAGCTCGACCCGATGGGCGCGGCTCCGCCAGCCGCATTGGTGTCCGAGATCGTGGACATGCAGGCGGTCTATGGTGTCGCCGACGCGGGCAGCAACAAGATCTCGGCCTGGGTGCCCGCCACCGGCGTCTGGGCGTCACCGCTGGTGGATCCAGCGCTGGTTCCGCGTATCCGCGCGGTGCGGCTGGCGGTCGTCGCGCGCAGTCCGCAGTATGAGAAGGAGACTGTCACTGGCGCTGCCGTCGAGTTGTGGGACGGTGGTCCGAGCTACAGCCCCAACGACGACGGTAGGCATTATCGCTACAAGGTCTTCGAAACCATCATTCCGTTACGCAACGTAATCTGGTCCGCATCATGA
- a CDS encoding PilC/PilY family type IV pilus protein: MTSRKLLAQGVGPAHTSARFGQLAVYALACGLGAWSLGGNAADVSIADSPMASSTSAEIKPNVMFVLDDSGSMGWTHLPDHVRSFAASEQENLAVGYVTSHCNAIYYDPKTKYVPPVRADGTSFPNASFSAAWVNGYDSASATVDLATAFTAYDNTTSNGRGSDLAQAAYYYTYVGTKNTVPLSYVYTASGGVDTKTGSGGNRTFYGECVSKIGSTVANAAFKKVTLSANDSEAQNFANWYSYYRIRIYAMKAAAGLAFRNLPNPDKFRVGYSTHSYDGVDSANAEFLRIGDYCVAGEGVDACEQRASFYTKLYGATPSGGTPLRQAMSKIGRMYAGKLLTGADDPIQYSCQQNFLILSTDGYWNGAGPVDIGGTAGVGDLDGAAGVPTPMKDGLAKADTLADTAQYYYDNDLRTDALGNCTGALGTDVCENNVPGSGRDNNNRQHMTTFTLGLGVDGSLKYTEDYLEGGSADFNKILDGSLSWPDPTDSEDLHRIDDLWHAAVNGRGTYYSAKTPQSLAQGISKALSGVSAMTGSGAASATSNLEPVAGDNFAYVASYRTVKWDGDVQAREINLTTGALSSEDQRIWSAREKLDATLASTRKIYFNSGAALAEFVPTNLSAAKTAGLFSPCGGGALGDLTQCATAGFSTTVSQDHVINYVRGDDSMEDQAGNVNRLLRDREAKLGDIVSSQPVYVKKAPFAYTDTGYAKFAESMATRQGAVIVGANDGMLHAFNADTGAELWAFVPTPVMPYLYKLADSKYGDNHRYYVDGPIAVADICAVEPCKDNGNGWKTILVAGLGKGGKGYFALDITDTTAPKLLWEFTAKDDADLGYSFGNPIVTKVSGKWVVVFASGYNNTEGDGQGRVFMLDAAAGTKLAEIVTNSESNPALSGISKLSNWLDNATYDNSTRYVYGGDLSGNLWRVDLEAKDADRLALLTGPGGTSQSITTKPELAQVKVGGTMYRVVFVGTGRYLGLNDLTEMTVQSLYAVKDDLVTDWGAFRDHAGAVQQVLSASGVNRLVTSEKVSWADASGWFVDFDVVKGERITTDMVLDRGVLAVVTNVPEADACNVGGYSYIYFFDYRTGSYVTTVEGGVVGYRLANAIGVGMSVIRVNGKSVAIVTTSDNKHIPVAVPEYSGSGAMRRMLWREVFVQ; the protein is encoded by the coding sequence ATGACTAGCAGGAAACTTCTCGCTCAAGGTGTCGGCCCTGCTCACACGTCGGCAAGGTTCGGGCAACTTGCGGTGTATGCGTTGGCGTGTGGGCTCGGCGCCTGGTCGCTGGGAGGCAATGCCGCAGACGTCTCCATCGCCGACTCGCCGATGGCGAGTTCGACCAGCGCCGAGATCAAGCCGAACGTGATGTTCGTGCTCGACGACTCCGGGTCGATGGGGTGGACGCATCTGCCTGATCACGTTCGAAGTTTTGCGGCCAGTGAGCAGGAAAACCTGGCGGTGGGTTATGTGACGTCGCATTGCAACGCGATCTACTATGACCCAAAGACGAAGTACGTTCCCCCTGTACGGGCGGACGGAACATCTTTTCCGAACGCCAGCTTCAGCGCGGCCTGGGTCAATGGCTATGACTCTGCGTCGGCTACCGTCGATCTGGCGACCGCATTCACCGCCTACGACAATACTACTAGTAACGGCCGCGGTAGCGACCTCGCCCAGGCTGCCTATTACTACACCTATGTCGGGACCAAGAATACCGTTCCGCTCAGCTATGTCTATACCGCATCAGGTGGTGTGGACACGAAGACGGGAAGTGGCGGTAATCGGACTTTCTACGGGGAATGCGTAAGCAAGATCGGCTCGACGGTGGCGAATGCTGCATTCAAGAAGGTGACCCTGAGCGCGAACGATTCAGAAGCGCAGAACTTCGCCAACTGGTACAGCTACTACCGCATCCGCATCTACGCGATGAAGGCAGCGGCAGGCCTGGCATTCCGCAATCTCCCGAATCCGGACAAGTTTCGCGTCGGTTACTCGACCCACAGCTATGACGGCGTCGACAGCGCGAATGCCGAGTTCCTGAGGATAGGGGATTACTGTGTTGCCGGCGAGGGCGTCGACGCTTGCGAGCAACGGGCCTCGTTCTACACGAAGCTATACGGAGCCACGCCGTCGGGCGGGACGCCGTTGCGGCAGGCAATGTCCAAGATCGGGCGCATGTATGCGGGGAAATTGCTTACCGGAGCGGACGACCCGATACAGTATTCGTGTCAGCAGAACTTCCTGATCCTTTCCACTGACGGCTATTGGAACGGAGCGGGCCCGGTGGATATTGGGGGAACTGCAGGCGTGGGAGACCTCGATGGCGCTGCAGGGGTGCCTACGCCGATGAAGGACGGATTGGCCAAGGCGGACACGCTGGCCGATACGGCGCAGTATTACTACGACAACGACCTGCGCACGGACGCGCTCGGAAACTGCACGGGTGCCTTGGGCACCGATGTGTGCGAGAACAACGTGCCAGGATCGGGGCGGGACAATAACAACCGCCAGCACATGACCACCTTCACGCTTGGACTCGGCGTCGATGGATCGCTCAAGTACACCGAGGACTATCTCGAGGGGGGCTCTGCCGACTTCAACAAGATACTCGACGGCTCCTTGAGCTGGCCCGATCCGACCGACAGCGAGGATCTGCATCGCATCGACGACCTCTGGCACGCAGCGGTGAATGGTCGCGGCACCTATTACAGCGCCAAGACGCCGCAGTCGCTCGCCCAGGGCATTTCCAAGGCCTTGTCCGGGGTGAGCGCGATGACCGGTTCGGGCGCGGCCTCGGCGACCAGCAACCTCGAGCCGGTGGCAGGCGACAACTTTGCCTACGTCGCCAGCTATCGAACGGTGAAGTGGGATGGTGACGTCCAGGCGCGCGAGATCAATCTCACGACGGGCGCTCTGTCATCCGAGGACCAGCGGATCTGGTCGGCGCGGGAAAAACTGGATGCCACCCTCGCGTCGACGCGCAAGATCTACTTCAACAGCGGCGCGGCGCTTGCAGAGTTCGTGCCCACGAACCTGAGTGCCGCGAAGACGGCTGGCCTGTTCAGCCCCTGTGGCGGTGGCGCGCTGGGCGATCTGACGCAATGTGCCACGGCCGGTTTCTCGACGACCGTGAGCCAGGATCACGTGATCAACTACGTGCGTGGCGACGATTCTATGGAGGACCAGGCGGGCAATGTGAACCGCCTGCTGCGCGATCGAGAGGCCAAGCTGGGCGATATCGTCAGCTCGCAACCGGTCTATGTGAAGAAGGCGCCGTTCGCCTATACCGACACTGGCTATGCCAAGTTCGCCGAGAGCATGGCGACGCGTCAGGGGGCCGTGATCGTCGGTGCGAACGACGGCATGCTGCATGCATTCAATGCGGACACGGGTGCCGAGCTGTGGGCTTTCGTGCCGACACCGGTGATGCCCTACTTGTACAAGCTTGCGGACAGCAAGTATGGCGACAACCACCGCTACTACGTCGATGGGCCGATCGCCGTCGCAGACATCTGCGCCGTAGAGCCCTGCAAGGACAACGGCAATGGATGGAAGACCATTCTCGTTGCCGGCTTGGGCAAGGGCGGAAAAGGTTACTTTGCGCTCGATATCACTGACACGACAGCGCCCAAGTTGCTCTGGGAGTTCACGGCGAAGGACGATGCCGATCTCGGTTACTCGTTCGGGAATCCGATTGTCACGAAGGTCTCCGGGAAATGGGTGGTCGTTTTCGCTTCGGGCTACAACAACACTGAAGGCGATGGTCAAGGGCGTGTTTTCATGCTTGACGCGGCAGCAGGGACGAAGCTTGCCGAGATCGTGACGAATTCGGAGAGCAATCCGGCCCTCAGTGGAATTTCCAAGCTCAGCAATTGGCTCGACAACGCCACCTACGACAACAGCACGAGGTATGTGTATGGCGGAGACCTCTCAGGGAATCTCTGGCGTGTCGATCTCGAGGCGAAGGACGCCGACCGTCTTGCGCTGCTTACCGGACCAGGTGGAACGTCGCAGTCCATCACCACGAAGCCCGAGCTGGCTCAGGTCAAGGTGGGAGGTACGATGTACCGCGTGGTTTTCGTTGGCACGGGTCGTTACCTTGGCCTGAACGACCTGACCGAGATGACGGTGCAGTCGCTTTACGCAGTGAAGGACGATCTTGTCACGGACTGGGGGGCGTTCCGGGATCACGCGGGCGCTGTGCAACAGGTCCTGTCGGCCAGTGGCGTGAACAGGTTGGTCACCTCGGAGAAGGTATCGTGGGCGGATGCGTCCGGCTGGTTCGTCGACTTCGATGTCGTCAAGGGTGAGCGGATCACGACGGACATGGTGCTTGATCGTGGCGTCCTGGCCGTCGTGACCAATGTGCCAGAGGCAGATGCCTGCAACGTCGGCGGCTACAGCTACATCTACTTCTTCGATTATCGGACTGGCAGTTACGTGACGACCGTCGAGGGCGGGGTAGTGGGCTATCGCCTTGCCAATGCAATCGGGGTGGGCATGAGCGTCATCAGGGTCAATGGGAAGTCGGTCGCGATCGTTACGACCTCCGACAACAAGCATATTCCGGTCGCGGTTCCGGAATATTCCGGTTCGGGCGCCATGCGGCGGATGCTGTGGAGGGAGGTGTTCGTGCAGTGA
- a CDS encoding CoA pyrophosphatase has protein sequence MAVGKGYVEAAVLVPLVVRTDHPHVLLTKRTDHLHHHPGQISFPGGRVEQGDASSIDTALRETEEEIGLHRRHVELLGALPDYLTGTGFRVTPVVGLVTPPFELTLDAFEVAEAFEVPLSHFLDPANHQEHSIVHEGRVRRFHAMPYHDYFIWGATAGIIMSLYRLLRDE, from the coding sequence ATGGCGGTGGGCAAGGGCTATGTCGAAGCGGCGGTGCTGGTGCCACTCGTGGTTCGCACCGATCATCCTCACGTGCTCCTCACCAAGCGCACCGACCACCTCCACCACCACCCCGGCCAGATCAGTTTCCCCGGCGGGCGGGTGGAGCAGGGCGATGCCTCGTCGATCGACACCGCCCTGCGCGAGACCGAGGAAGAGATCGGCCTGCACCGCCGCCATGTCGAACTCCTTGGCGCGCTGCCCGACTACCTCACCGGCACCGGCTTTCGCGTCACGCCGGTGGTGGGGCTGGTGACGCCGCCCTTCGAGCTCACGCTCGATGCTTTCGAGGTGGCCGAGGCCTTCGAGGTGCCGCTGTCGCATTTCCTCGACCCGGCGAACCACCAGGAGCACAGCATCGTGCATGAGGGGCGCGTCCGCCGCTTTCATGCCATGCCGTACCACGACTACTTCATCTGGGGTGCGACGGCCGGCATCATCATGTCGCTTTATCGGCTTCTGCGTGACGAATAG
- a CDS encoding CobD/CbiB family protein encodes MTLFSLILALLLEQFRSLPSTGFFASTLRRVAESGARRFNDGTAASGRFAWLLVVVPATVAAAFGFWLLWEMHPALAFLFNVAVLYLCMGFRQDSRAFTEIHLALRMGELDRARQLLGAWRGADHSEAQAGEVARLAIERALVSSHRTIFGVVFWFVVLPGPSGALMYRLARQLAEVWGGRHDAEGAAFGRFARRAFEAIEWLPTRITATVFSVVGNFEDAVYCWRSQAVLWPERSSAILIASGGGAMGVRLGMPVHESGSIVDRPEMGLGDEAGVDHMQSTVGLIWRAFLVCLFLLVLLAAAGWVGR; translated from the coding sequence ATGACCCTTTTCTCGCTGATCCTTGCCCTCCTGCTGGAGCAGTTCAGGTCCTTGCCATCGACGGGCTTCTTTGCATCGACGCTGCGCAGGGTCGCAGAGAGCGGAGCGCGGCGCTTCAACGACGGAACGGCCGCGAGCGGGCGTTTTGCCTGGCTGCTGGTGGTGGTGCCGGCGACGGTCGCGGCAGCGTTCGGCTTCTGGCTCTTGTGGGAGATGCATCCGGCGCTCGCCTTCCTGTTCAACGTCGCGGTGCTCTACCTGTGCATGGGCTTCCGGCAGGACAGCCGGGCCTTCACCGAGATCCATCTTGCCTTGCGGATGGGCGAGCTCGATCGTGCGCGCCAGTTGCTGGGAGCGTGGCGGGGCGCAGATCATTCCGAGGCACAGGCGGGCGAGGTGGCGCGGCTGGCGATCGAGCGGGCGCTGGTGTCCTCGCATCGGACGATCTTCGGCGTGGTGTTCTGGTTCGTCGTCCTGCCCGGGCCGAGCGGCGCGCTGATGTACCGCCTCGCCCGCCAGCTGGCCGAGGTCTGGGGCGGACGCCATGACGCCGAGGGTGCGGCGTTCGGGCGCTTTGCGCGGCGTGCCTTCGAGGCGATCGAGTGGTTGCCGACCCGCATCACCGCGACGGTGTTCTCGGTGGTGGGCAACTTCGAGGATGCGGTTTATTGCTGGCGGTCGCAGGCGGTGCTGTGGCCCGAGAGGTCGTCGGCTATACTGATTGCAAGTGGCGGCGGCGCGATGGGCGTAAGGCTCGGGATGCCGGTTCATGAATCCGGCAGCATCGTCGATCGGCCCGAGATGGGACTGGGCGACGAGGCCGGCGTCGATCACATGCAGAGCACGGTGGGCCTTATTTGGCGGGCCTTCCTGGTGTGTCTGTTCCTGCTTGTCCTGCTCGCGGCCGCGGGCTGGGTGGGCAGGTAA
- a CDS encoding acetyl-CoA C-acyltransferase family protein — MANREVVVLSAVRSAVGGFGGSLKDMEPSELGAVVAKEAFARAGVDPKAVQFAAVGNCIPTDSRYAYVARVATVNAGMSTDSVAFAVNRLCGSAQQAVVNAAQAIMLGDADYAIGGGVEVMSRGAYLLPALRSGARMGDTKAIDAMVAVLTDPFGVGHMGITAENLCTKWGISREEQDAFALESQKRAAAAIADGRFKSQIVPITFETRKGTVVFDTDEHPRMTTMEALGKMKPAFKKDGSVTAGNASGINDAAAFLVMADAAKAAAAGQKPIARLVSYAIAGVPNEIMGEGPIPATKLALQRAGLKLDQIDVIESNEAFAAQSIAVNRGLELDTAKVNPNGGAISLGHPVGATGSVIITKLLHELIRVNGRYGIATMCIGGGQGITTVWERV, encoded by the coding sequence ATGGCAAATCGTGAAGTCGTGGTTCTGAGTGCTGTTCGTTCTGCCGTGGGTGGCTTCGGCGGCTCGCTGAAGGACATGGAGCCGTCGGAACTGGGCGCGGTTGTGGCGAAGGAAGCGTTCGCGCGCGCCGGCGTCGATCCCAAGGCCGTGCAGTTCGCGGCTGTCGGCAACTGCATTCCGACCGACTCCCGCTATGCATACGTGGCGCGCGTGGCGACGGTCAATGCCGGCATGTCGACCGACTCGGTGGCGTTCGCGGTGAACCGCCTGTGCGGTTCGGCCCAGCAGGCCGTCGTCAACGCGGCCCAGGCCATCATGCTCGGCGACGCCGACTACGCCATCGGCGGCGGTGTCGAAGTGATGTCGCGTGGTGCCTACCTGCTGCCCGCGCTGCGCAGCGGTGCCCGCATGGGCGACACCAAGGCGATCGACGCTATGGTCGCGGTGCTGACCGACCCGTTCGGCGTCGGCCACATGGGCATCACCGCCGAGAACCTGTGCACCAAGTGGGGCATCTCGCGTGAGGAGCAGGACGCCTTCGCGCTCGAGTCGCAGAAGCGCGCCGCTGCGGCGATCGCCGATGGCCGCTTCAAGAGCCAGATCGTTCCGATCACCTTCGAGACCCGCAAGGGCACCGTGGTGTTCGACACCGACGAGCATCCGCGCATGACCACCATGGAAGCGCTCGGCAAGATGAAGCCGGCCTTCAAGAAGGACGGCTCGGTCACCGCCGGCAACGCCTCGGGCATCAACGACGCCGCCGCCTTCCTGGTCATGGCCGACGCTGCCAAGGCTGCTGCCGCCGGCCAGAAGCCGATCGCCCGCCTGGTGTCGTACGCCATCGCCGGTGTGCCGAACGAGATCATGGGCGAAGGCCCGATCCCGGCCACCAAGCTCGCGCTGCAGCGCGCTGGCCTGAAGCTGGACCAGATCGACGTGATCGAGTCCAACGAAGCCTTCGCCGCGCAGTCGATCGCGGTGAACCGTGGCCTCGAGCTCGACACGGCCAAGGTCAACCCGAACGGCGGCGCCATCTCCCTGGGCCACCCGGTGGGCGCGACCGGCTCGGTGATCATCACCAAGCTGCTGCATGAGCTGATCCGCGTGAATGGCCGCTACGGCATCGCCACCATGTGTATCGGCGGCGGCCAGGGCATCACCACGGTGTGGGAACGCGTGTAA
- the msrB gene encoding peptide-methionine (R)-S-oxide reductase MsrB, with product MSRKIEKPDAEWRSQLTDMQYHVTRQKGTERAFTGEYWDVWDKGAYNCVCCGAPLFRSEHKFDAGCGWPSFWTAAEPDNVESAVDRSHFMVRTEVLCHQCGAHLGHVFEDGPQPTGLRYCINSASIKLEKDGD from the coding sequence ATGAGCCGCAAGATCGAGAAGCCCGACGCCGAATGGCGTAGCCAGCTCACCGACATGCAGTACCACGTCACTCGCCAGAAAGGCACCGAGCGCGCCTTCACGGGCGAGTACTGGGACGTCTGGGACAAGGGCGCCTACAACTGCGTGTGCTGCGGCGCCCCGCTGTTCCGCTCCGAGCACAAGTTCGACGCTGGCTGCGGCTGGCCCAGCTTCTGGACCGCAGCCGAGCCGGATAACGTGGAAAGCGCGGTCGACCGCAGCCACTTCATGGTGCGCACCGAGGTCCTCTGCCACCAGTGCGGCGCCCACCTCGGCCACGTCTTCGAAGACGGTCCCCAGCCCACCGGCCTGCGCTACTGCATCAACTCGGCCTCGATCAAGCTGGAGAAGGATGGGGACTGA